A single region of the Ziziphus jujuba cultivar Dongzao chromosome 10, ASM3175591v1 genome encodes:
- the LOC132799689 gene encoding glycine-rich cell wall structural protein 1-like → MGHRDNGIPLTSEKFLSMSGGGGGASGGGGGGPGGGGGGAPGGGGGGGGVGDGEGGFGDGDGVGGLGDGVGVSGFGDGDGVGDGVGGLGDGDGVGGFGDGEGGFRDGDGDGVGGFGDGEGGFRDGDGVGGFGDGKGGLEDGEGGFGDGDGVGGLGDSEGGFGDGEGGVGDGDGVGGFGDGDGVGGLGDGEGGSGDGDGVGGLGDGDGVGGFGDGGGGGGGGEGGFGDGGGGGGGEGGSGGGYRGGGGGGDDEGGGGGGGYRGDGGGGDGEGGGGGRRGGGGGGCRGGRVNIGGNRSGGSFIGNSILLSLTGKEEDLTTS, encoded by the exons GTGGTGGAGGCGGTGGTGCTTCtggaggaggtggtggtggaCCAGGTGGTGGAGGCGGTGGTGCTCCtggaggaggtggtggtggaggtggtGTTGGGGATGGTGAAGGTGGTTTCGGGGATGGGGATGGTGTAGGTGGTTTAGGGGATGGTGTAGGTGTAAGTGGTTTCGGGGATGGGGATGGTGTAG GGGATGGTGTAGGTGGATTAGGGGATGGTGATGGTGTAGGTGGTTTTGGGGATGGTGAAGGTGGTTTCAGGGATGGGGATGGTGATGGTGTAGGTGGTTTTGGGGATGGTGAAGGTGGTTTCAGGGATGGAGATGGTGTAGGTGGTTTTGGGGATGGAAAAGGTGGTTTAGAGGATGGTGAAGGTGGTTTCGGGGATGGAGATGGTGTAGGTGGTTTAGGGGATAGTGAAGGTGGTTTCGGGGATGGTGAAGGTGGTGTAGGGGATGGAGATGGTGTAGGTGGTTTCGGGGATGGTGATGGTGTAGGTGGTTTAGGGGATGGTGAAGGTGGTTCAGGGGACGGAGATGGTGTAGGTGGTTTAGGGGATGGTGATGGTGTAGGTGGTTTTGgggatggtggtggtggtggaggtggtggtgaAG GTGGTTTTGGGGAtggcggtggtggtggaggaggtGAAGGAGGCAGTGGTGGAGGATATCGTGGAGGTGGGGGTGGAGGTGATGATgagggtggtggtggtggtggaggataCCGTGGAGATGGTGGTGGCGGTGATGGTgagggtggtggtggtgggcgacgtggtggtggtggtgggggaTGTCGTGGAGGGCGGGTAAATATTGGAGGGAATAGGAGTGGAGGCAGTTTTATTGGAAACAGTATCTTGTTATCATTAACAGGCAAGGAAGAAGATTTAACCACTTCATGA